In the Bremerella alba genome, one interval contains:
- a CDS encoding DUF1559 domain-containing protein: MAHRSRTMRGFTLVELLVVIAIIGVLIALLLPAVQQAREAARRIQCSNNLKQIGLAMHNYHDVYGCFPAAFYKRPDGVSSSRHGPGWAWGVMLLPQMEQDARFEGLRVHERHASDDADILQYSQAQIDGYRCPSMPGGTLNEAVPSSSTSPAHGLSSYKGVFGDRNMQYNYSDDICSGYFAGSCPGSENGMFGANSDVKFRDITDGTTNTVMIGECAYGTNGTIDEGTGDPMDYKGSIWIGITSNGASSSGSPSGYNTMSTFRGVTGSGTASRFYMPNGESIYSFGSHHPGGAQFVLGDGSVRFLPENIDGYIVNRLGARDDGEVVGEF; the protein is encoded by the coding sequence ATGGCTCATCGATCCAGAACGATGCGTGGGTTTACCTTAGTTGAATTACTTGTTGTGATCGCCATTATTGGCGTTCTCATCGCATTACTGTTGCCAGCTGTTCAACAAGCTCGAGAAGCTGCACGTCGAATCCAATGCTCCAACAATCTGAAGCAAATTGGTTTGGCAATGCACAATTATCACGACGTCTACGGCTGCTTTCCGGCAGCGTTCTACAAACGCCCAGATGGTGTTTCTAGCTCGCGACACGGCCCAGGCTGGGCCTGGGGAGTGATGCTGTTACCGCAGATGGAACAAGATGCTCGCTTTGAAGGACTACGCGTTCACGAGCGACATGCGTCCGACGATGCTGACATTTTGCAGTATTCGCAAGCACAGATTGACGGCTACCGTTGCCCTAGTATGCCTGGCGGGACTCTGAATGAAGCGGTGCCTAGTTCTTCCACTTCCCCAGCCCATGGCCTTTCTTCCTACAAGGGTGTCTTTGGTGACCGAAATATGCAATACAACTACTCGGACGACATATGCAGCGGGTACTTCGCCGGAAGTTGTCCCGGCTCAGAAAATGGCATGTTCGGTGCAAATAGCGACGTGAAGTTCCGCGATATCACTGATGGAACAACCAACACGGTCATGATTGGTGAATGTGCCTATGGGACAAACGGAACCATCGACGAGGGTACCGGAGATCCTATGGATTACAAAGGTTCGATTTGGATTGGCATCACCAGTAATGGTGCTTCGAGTTCCGGGTCGCCTTCCGGCTACAACACGATGAGCACGTTTCGTGGAGTCACCGGGTCTGGAACTGCATCCAGGTTCTATATGCCTAACGGAGAAAGTATCTATTCGTTCGGTTCGCACCACCCAGGCGGTGCTCAGTTTGTCTTGGGAGATGGCAGTGTACGATTTCTACCTGAGAATATTGATGGCTACATCGTGAATCGTTTGGGAGCACGCGACGATGGCGAAGTGGTTGGCGAATTCTAA
- a CDS encoding carboxypeptidase-like regulatory domain-containing protein, translating to MTRLIVIATIVASSLTVGCSRQQITRVTVSGVVRLEGQPVPNVEVAFTSQSNPMAFGITDAEGKYLLATRRYGEGVAPGDYTVKIRNIKGSTVPKTYDQRGVETITVSREEANSFDFDLSKNPGKSKLKADSGDGAAES from the coding sequence GTGACTCGCTTAATTGTAATTGCAACTATAGTGGCTTCGAGTCTGACGGTGGGTTGTTCACGCCAGCAGATTACACGCGTTACCGTATCTGGGGTAGTCCGCTTGGAAGGACAACCGGTACCCAACGTGGAAGTGGCCTTTACGTCTCAATCAAATCCCATGGCATTTGGCATCACCGATGCCGAGGGGAAGTACCTGCTTGCAACGCGTCGTTATGGAGAGGGTGTGGCTCCTGGTGACTACACCGTCAAGATCCGTAACATTAAGGGCTCTACAGTTCCAAAAACGTACGACCAGAGGGGAGTCGAAACGATCACGGTGAGTCGAGAAGAAGCTAATTCATTTGACTTTGACCTTAGCAAGAATCCTGGCAAATCGAAACTCAAGGCAGATTCGGGAGATGGAGCGGCGGAGTCGTAA
- a CDS encoding amidohydrolase family protein, with protein sequence MKYHFLSSTWLMVALCAFVWVKSVSTIHAEETATSLSEAIQKELTGIPSATDVGIWVGQKDGRTVFELHADQVMPTASSIKVAILIELFAEFESQLDSPLSGVAEILEDAKHPAFQHFTSDQREQVAAALGNATVAEIGWRMIHTENAPNRVYNGASNLAISLLGGPQALTDKIRTRHPQAKKIAVNRYMLADRNENGDNIATSRDLGVILSALASGDCPGIKPKTLKRIAGVLQSKSNKQLQAYRKGGSLRSYPLTKVESGWNEQGDQALVFVIMAAFPKSNSLDEPGLKYSELGDLTSQLQSLVERHLVSVDADIFLSNATLYLGDGNAPERGNVAIKDDKIVGVGAFLPGKIKMQVDCSGLAISPGFIDLHNHSDRPILRSTTRSAANYLTQGCTTIVTGNCGSGWVDVDEFYTKIDEKGAGVNVAHLLPQGALRSRVVGRENRKASSDELEEMRELAVKAMKEGAWGMSTGLIYVPSSYADTNELVAISQVISQYGGIYASHMRGEGTNLLESVDEILSIGRRASIPVHISHFKSSGKDSWGLVRIAIKNVQKALADGQLVTADQYPYAASSTSLKASLVPAWARSGSRDDRLKRMKADTAEGERIRASIRRNLELNDNGHRIQIASCSWHPEWAGRRLDEIAEEMQVSPFELALQILEKSGASVVKHNISEDDVRYIMSMPWVATASDGSARIPTASVPHPRSFGTFSRKLGRYAVAEKTIPLEQAVRSSTGLPADILGLDDRGYIRVGAVADLAVWKAEDFRDTATFLNPSRYSEGIHYVLVNGTFAIHEGRLTGALAGKALRHPSEETKSDHSR encoded by the coding sequence ATGAAGTATCATTTCTTAAGCTCGACGTGGCTCATGGTCGCACTTTGTGCGTTTGTTTGGGTTAAGAGTGTTTCGACCATTCACGCGGAAGAAACTGCGACCAGCCTTTCAGAAGCAATCCAGAAAGAGCTAACGGGCATTCCCAGTGCCACTGACGTGGGGATCTGGGTTGGTCAAAAGGATGGCCGTACTGTCTTTGAGCTTCATGCTGATCAGGTCATGCCCACAGCAAGCTCGATAAAAGTAGCGATCCTGATTGAGCTATTTGCTGAGTTTGAATCGCAGCTTGATTCTCCACTTTCGGGTGTTGCTGAGATCCTTGAAGATGCCAAGCACCCGGCTTTCCAACACTTCACCAGCGATCAACGTGAACAAGTTGCTGCGGCACTTGGTAATGCGACTGTCGCGGAAATTGGATGGCGTATGATTCATACGGAGAATGCTCCGAATCGTGTCTACAACGGGGCTTCTAACTTGGCGATCTCGTTGCTTGGCGGGCCTCAGGCTTTGACTGACAAGATCCGAACACGGCACCCCCAAGCAAAGAAGATCGCGGTCAATCGATACATGCTTGCCGATCGAAATGAAAATGGGGACAACATTGCAACATCGCGAGATCTAGGTGTGATTCTGTCCGCTCTGGCATCCGGCGATTGCCCCGGAATCAAGCCAAAGACGCTCAAACGAATCGCTGGTGTTTTGCAAAGTAAAAGTAATAAGCAGCTCCAAGCCTATCGCAAAGGGGGCTCACTTCGCTCGTATCCTCTCACGAAGGTGGAGTCAGGTTGGAATGAACAAGGCGATCAGGCATTGGTGTTTGTCATTATGGCAGCGTTCCCTAAATCGAATTCCCTTGATGAACCCGGCTTGAAGTACAGTGAACTAGGAGATTTGACCAGTCAATTGCAGTCCCTTGTAGAGCGTCATCTCGTTTCGGTCGACGCGGACATCTTTTTGAGCAATGCGACGCTTTACCTCGGCGATGGAAACGCACCTGAACGCGGTAACGTGGCGATCAAGGACGATAAAATCGTAGGGGTTGGAGCGTTCCTTCCGGGGAAAATCAAAATGCAAGTGGATTGCAGCGGTTTGGCGATTAGTCCAGGCTTTATTGACTTACACAATCACAGCGATCGTCCCATTCTTCGTTCAACAACACGATCCGCGGCGAATTACCTGACCCAAGGCTGCACGACCATCGTGACCGGTAATTGCGGTTCTGGATGGGTCGACGTAGACGAGTTCTATACCAAAATTGACGAAAAGGGTGCCGGCGTCAACGTCGCTCATTTGCTGCCCCAAGGTGCCCTGCGATCTCGTGTTGTGGGTCGCGAGAATCGCAAAGCGAGTTCAGATGAACTAGAAGAAATGCGCGAGCTCGCAGTAAAAGCAATGAAGGAGGGGGCATGGGGAATGTCGACAGGACTGATTTACGTTCCTAGTTCCTATGCGGACACCAACGAGCTTGTCGCCATCTCTCAAGTCATTTCGCAGTACGGTGGTATCTATGCCAGTCACATGCGAGGGGAGGGGACTAACCTTCTGGAATCCGTCGACGAAATCCTCTCCATAGGACGTCGCGCGAGCATCCCGGTACATATCTCTCACTTTAAGTCGAGCGGGAAAGACTCTTGGGGGCTTGTCCGCATAGCCATCAAAAATGTGCAGAAGGCACTGGCAGACGGGCAACTGGTGACGGCCGACCAGTATCCCTATGCGGCTTCCAGCACCTCACTCAAGGCATCGCTCGTTCCTGCCTGGGCACGGTCAGGCAGTCGCGACGATCGATTGAAACGAATGAAAGCAGACACGGCCGAAGGGGAGCGTATTCGAGCGTCAATTCGGCGCAATCTGGAGCTCAACGACAATGGTCATCGAATTCAGATTGCTAGTTGCTCCTGGCACCCCGAATGGGCCGGAAGGCGGCTTGACGAAATCGCTGAAGAAATGCAGGTCTCGCCGTTTGAGCTTGCTTTACAGATTTTAGAGAAGAGCGGAGCGTCGGTCGTCAAGCATAACATCAGCGAAGATGACGTTAGATACATCATGTCGATGCCTTGGGTGGCGACTGCTTCGGACGGTTCAGCAAGGATTCCTACGGCCTCTGTTCCGCATCCGCGTAGCTTTGGCACGTTTTCACGAAAACTAGGCCGCTATGCCGTTGCTGAAAAAACGATACCGCTAGAGCAAGCCGTTCGGAGCTCTACAGGCCTTCCGGCCGATATCCTTGGACTTGACGACCGTGGTTACATCCGGGTTGGGGCCGTGGCCGATCTCGCTGTCTGGAAGGCCGAAGACTTTCGGGATACGGCTACTTTCTTAAATCCGAGTCGATACTCGGAAGGAATTCATTATGTGCTTGTCAACGGAACCTTCGCCATTCATGAAGGTCGACTGACAGGCGCGTTAGCAGGCAAGGCTCTTCGCCATCCTTCCGAAGAGACCAAGTCCGACCATTCGCGATAG
- a CDS encoding serine hydrolase domain-containing protein, whose protein sequence is MILRCTHLLIATILSFAISLPLLSEMPKWQQASERLDSLTPKLLQQHQVPGASIALIEHGEIIWAKAYGVTNALTQEPVTVETVFEACSMSKPVFTYAVLKLVEQGKLELDRPLVDYMEKPYLSDEPLHRIITARMVFSHTSGFPNWRRGKKLSVAFEPGTSYRYSGEGFLFLQKAVERIVDEPLEPWIQQSLLQPLMMADSSFIWQTQYKEKAAAGHDSDGKVKGKRRHYEKPNSAYTLYTTPSDYARFLVEMLRSDRAARHSLKSGTIENMLTPQITLPDNEDRARGLGWVLKTGVTPVVAYHSGSNGTGFRCNSQFDPKTNVGVVIMTNGVNGRKVWQAVMEVLEEDLFVRP, encoded by the coding sequence ATTTACTTATAGCTACAATTCTTAGTTTCGCAATTTCCTTACCTTTGCTTTCAGAGATGCCGAAATGGCAGCAAGCCTCGGAAAGACTAGACTCTCTTACTCCAAAGTTATTGCAGCAACATCAAGTGCCCGGAGCATCCATTGCCCTCATTGAACATGGGGAAATCATTTGGGCCAAGGCTTATGGCGTGACAAACGCATTAACTCAGGAGCCAGTTACCGTAGAAACGGTTTTCGAGGCTTGCTCCATGAGTAAGCCGGTGTTTACCTATGCAGTGCTCAAGCTCGTCGAGCAAGGAAAACTAGAACTCGATCGCCCGTTGGTGGACTACATGGAAAAGCCATATCTGTCCGACGAACCACTGCACCGTATAATCACAGCCCGAATGGTGTTCTCACACACATCCGGTTTCCCTAATTGGCGGAGGGGTAAGAAACTATCCGTTGCCTTCGAACCTGGGACAAGTTATCGCTACTCTGGAGAGGGTTTTCTATTCTTACAAAAAGCTGTGGAGAGGATCGTAGACGAACCACTTGAACCTTGGATTCAGCAGTCGCTACTTCAGCCGCTTATGATGGCAGATAGCAGCTTCATTTGGCAAACACAATATAAGGAAAAGGCAGCTGCTGGCCATGACTCCGATGGCAAGGTCAAGGGAAAACGCCGACACTACGAGAAACCCAATTCAGCCTATACGTTGTACACAACACCTTCGGACTACGCTCGTTTTCTCGTAGAGATGTTGAGAAGTGACCGGGCCGCTCGCCATTCGCTCAAATCCGGCACAATCGAGAATATGCTGACGCCTCAGATTACATTGCCAGATAATGAAGACAGAGCGCGCGGTCTAGGATGGGTTCTCAAGACTGGTGTTACCCCGGTAGTTGCCTATCATTCAGGTTCCAATGGTACAGGCTTCCGTTGCAACAGTCAGTTCGATCCGAAGACGAACGTAGGAGTGGTCATCATGACCAACGGTGTAAATGGTCGAAAGGTGTGGCAAGCTGTTATGGAGGTACTCGAAGAGGACCTGTTCGTTCGACCGTAA